Below is a window of Jonesiaceae bacterium BS-20 DNA.
GAGACGTTGTGCATTTTGCTTAATTAGGGTGGACGGTCTAAGAACGCAGATGACACAGTGGTGCACGGGTATGATGAACTTCGTTTGTCTTTGCCAATGGGGAACCCCTGTTGGTCTTGTGTGATTAGTACTAAGGAATGCCTTGTGATCAGTGTTAACAACGTGGAATTGCGGATTGGTGCGCGCACCCTGCTTTCATCTGCAAGTTTCCGGATTAACTCCGGAGACCGCGTAGGGCTGGTGGGCCGTAACGGTGCCGGCAAAACCACGCTCACTAAGGCGTTGGCGGGGGAGACCCAGCCTACGAGTGGCTCCATCACACAGTCGGGCATTATTGGCTACCTACCACAAGACCCACGCGCCGGTGACCCGGACATGACCGCGCTCGACCACATCTTGTCAATCCGTAACCTGAACAAGATCATGGCCCAGATGCGCAAGGCCGAAGCTGACATGGCGTCAAGCGATGAAAAAGTCATGGTCAAGGCCATGAACCGGTACCCCAAGCTTGAAGAGAAGTTCACCAACGCCGGTGGCTACGCTGCAGAGGCAGAGGCGGAACGGATTGCGTCCAACCTTGGGTTGGACACCGAGGGCCTGCTACACAAGCTCGGTGAGCTCTCGGGTGGGCAACGCCGCCGTGTGGAACTGGCCCGTATTTTGTTCTCAGGTGGGGAGACGCTCCTGCTGGACGAGCCCACTAACCACCTGGACGCAGACTCGATCATTTGGTTGCGTGAATACTTGCGCACCTATGAGGGCGGTTTGATCGTCATCTCGCACGACAACGACTTCATGCGCGCGATTGTGAATAAGGTGTACCACCTGGATGCCAACCGCTCCGAGATTGACCAGTACAACATGGGCTGGGATGCCTACCTCAAGCAGCGCGAAACCGATGAACGCCGCCGTCGTCGCGACCGTGCGGTGGCTGAAAAGAGCGCATCCGTGCTCCTAGCGCAGGCCGAACGTATGCGCGCTAAGGCATCGAAAGCTGTTGCCGCTCAGAACATGATCAAGCGTGCCGAGCGCATGCTCGATGGCCTCGAGTCTGTGCGTGCCCAAGACAAGGTTGCCAAGCTCCGCTTCCCAACTCCGTCGCCGTGCGGCCGCACCCCACTCATGGCCGAGGGACTGTCCAAGTCCTATGGCTCCCAAGAAGTGTTCACCGGGGTGGACCTCGCGATTGACCGCGGCTCGCGGGTAGTGATTCTGGGCTTCAACGGTGCTGGAAAGACCACGCTGCTGCGTCTGCTGGCGGGGGTTGAAGCAGCCGACTCGGGCAAGGTGCTGCCTGGCCACGGAATGAAGATGGGCTACTATGCCCAGGAACACGACACATTGGACCTAGAGCTCACGGTCTTGGAGAACTTGCGCCACGCGGCACCCGATATGCCGGACACGCAAGTACGATCGGTCCTGGGATCGTTCTTGTTCTCCGGCGACGATGCCCAGAAGAAGGCCAAGGTGCTGTCCGGTGGTGAGAAGACCCGTTTGGCTCTGGCCACCCTCGTGGTGTCCTCAGCCAATGTCCTGCTGCTCGACGAGCCAACGAACAACCTTGACCCGGCCTCGCGTGCGGAGATTCTCGATGCCCTTTCCACGTATGAGGGTGCAGTTATTTTGGTCACCCACGACGAAGGCGCCGTTGAGGCACTGAACCCGGACCGGGTGCTGCTGCTGCCAGACGGCGATGAGGACCTGTGGAACGAGTCCTACCGTGACCTTGTTTCCCTTGCTTAACGTTCTACGCAGGAACTTTCCAGAAGTTTCGCCCACAAAACGTCGGTTTTTGTGGGCGAAACCTCTGGAAAGTTTGAAAGGTCACTCGAAGAGCGAGTCTTCGTAATCCTCTTCTAGCCGAGCCCGAGCCTTGCGCCCCTGTTTGGTGGGCCGCGCTGAGGCGGTAACCTCGGGCGCTAGGTCGGTGCCTTGTCCGGACTCGGCCAACTCGTTGAGGGCTAAGAACGGGTTGACGTTCAAACCCTCGCGCGCCGCCCGTTTGAGGGTGCGTTCCCTGAAATACAGGACAAAGAACCCGCCTAGGGCGCCAACAGCAAAGACCCACCACTGGAAGGCATAGGACAGGTGAGACCGCGGATCAATGTCAGGTTTAGGTAGCGCGGAGATGCCCGCGGTAGGTGCTGGATCCTCCGAGGCTAAGGAACCGTAAGCCTGGTAGGTGCGCCCCTGCGCCCAAAGTGGATCGAGATTGCCGTACTCGGCGCCCGCGGCTAATGACTGGTCTATGTTGATTGCCTGAACCTGGCCTACCGGGGCGTCACGCTCGGTCTTGGGCTCGTCTTGGCGTAAGTGAACCGTCAGTGTCACCTCACCCGAGGGAGGTGCAGGGAGATCGGGCCGGTTGGCATTGTTGCGGTAGGGGACCCAGCCGCGGTTCACCAACATGACTTTGCCATCGGTGGTCTCGAACGGCACCAGGACGTGCACGCTGGGCGTGGACTTAATGGGCCGGTTGCGCAAGAGGGCGGTGCCATCTTGCAGATAGTGACCCGTCACGGTCACTGGAGTCCAAACTTGTTCCGGTTTAAGGGCGGTATCCGTCGTAGGCAGCACCTCGGCTAGGGGGACCGGAGCGCTGTTGTAATTATTGTTGATCGAGGTAATGACCGCGTCACGGTTCTCATGTCGATTCCACTGCCACTGCCCCAATGCGATACAGGCAATGATCAAAACCATGACCCCTAAAGCGATCCCTACCCACCGCAAAGTATTTCTTGGAGGAGTCGCTGCCGGGACGCCGGGGGTGGCGCTTTTGGTGCTGGTAACCGTTGGATCTGAGGATATTTCTGGAGCATTCACTGCTTGTCACGGTCTCCCAGCGGCTGAGGAATGGAATCTTCGTCTACAGGAACGGCCTGTTCAAGGTCCGCAACCGGAACGGTGTCCTTAAGGAAACCACGCATGGACAAGAAGTGATCGAGCTGTTCGCGGTGCTCGTCGCACGCCAGCCAGACTTTGCGGCGCTGCGGAGTGTGAATCTTGGGGTTGTTCCACAGCAGGCCCCAGTCTGCGTCTACCTGGCACCCTTTGGCTGAGCAACGTAAAGAGCTGATGGGGTCAGCTAGTCCTAACAGATCAACCATTGTGTGGCTCCTGAGTGTCGGGGGTGGGGTCATCATGTTGAGTGAAACGTTGGTCCTGCCCGGTGGCTGGGTCCGTGGCCGGATCGTGGTCCTGCGTAAATGTTGTTTGGGTGGCGTCTGCCAAGTGAGCAGTTTCTGCTTCTTGTTGGGCGCGGTGCTCGGCCTCTAATTGGAGGTATTCCATGGGATTGTCCATGTTGGAGTTGCTCGCGCGGCCTAGGTTGGCCTTAACCACCGCGATATATGGCAAAACAACCGCCAAACTAAAAAGCACCCAGCGCGCGGGGCCGGAAACAAACAACGCGGCAACAAAACACACCACTCGAATGGTCATTTGAATGATGTACACCTTGGTCCGCCGTGATTGGTCTACGGAGAGTGACTCTTGGGCGGAGGTGATGGACACGGGCTCGGGCTTGCGTTGCACTGAACCATTCTACGCGTCCAACCTGAAACCCGGGGGTGAGGCTTGCGCAGCGAGCATTTTGTGGGAAACCTACTAAACTGGTGTTGCCACCCAGCGTGATTCGTGTGTCTTGCTAGAGTCTGTTGTCAGATAGATTCATAGGTAGGGCGGACCACATACTGTGTCTGCCTTTTTGGTGTTACCGCGATGTCAGCGCCATTACAGTAACTAGTGGAGGATTAGTGGCTCAGGAAGAAGTAGCTCAAACTCAAACCCCAACACCGCGTGTGGTGCTGGTAACGGGAGCGAACCGCGGCATTGGCCGCGCAATTGCCGAGCAGTTTGTAGCCGCCGGAGATAAAGTGGCCACCATCTACCGCAGTGGCGAGTTGCCCGCGGGTGTATTTGGGGTCAAGGGGGATATGACTTCGACCGAGCTCGTAGATGCCGCTTTCACCGAGATTGAAAAAGAACTCGGAGCCGTCGAGGTTCTCGTGGCAAATGCCGGAATCACCAAAGACCAACTCTTGATGCGAATGACCGATGACGAGTTTGAGTCCGTCATTGACGTCAACCTCACGGGAACCTTTCGGTGCGTGCGCCGAGCCTCAAAGGGCATGATTCGCGCCCGCGGTGGCCGCATCATCATGATCTCCTCAGTCATTGGAACCTACGGTGGCCAGGGGCAGGTTAACTACGCCGCTTCTAAGGCGGGCCTCATTGGTATGGCCCGCTCAATCACTCGAGAATTAGGGTCCCGCGGCATCACCGCCAACGTGGTAGCCCCCGGCTTCATCGAAACCGAAATGACCGCACAGCTACCAGAAGAACGCCAAAAGCAGTACAAGGCCACCATCCCAGCGGGTCGGTTTGCTACGCCCCTTGAGGTTGCCTCGGCCGTGACGTTCCTCGCCTCACCCGGAGCCGCGTACATCAGCGGGGCAATCATTCCCGTTGACGGTGGCCTTGGCATGGGTCACTGACCCGCGCCTGCGCAGTTCAAGGTTTGGGTAACCCAAACTCACCTTTATCTTCCTTAATCGCCGTAGCGTATTAAGTACCAACTTTGAAAGGGGCCCAACATGGGACTACTTGAAGGCAAGAACATTCTGGTCACCGGACTTCTGACCGACCAATCCATCGCATTCCACGTAGCTAAGCTTGCTCAGCAAGAGGGTGCACAGGTTATCCTGACCTCCTTTGGTCGCCAGTTCCGCCTTACCCAGGCCATGGCCAAGCGTCTGCCAAAGCCAGCCCCCGTTGTCCAGCTCGATATCACGGACCAAGAGGACCTCGATGCTCTAGCGTCACGGGTGCTTGAGCACGTTGATTCGATCGACGGCGTTGTGCACTCAATTGGTTTTGCGCCCCAAAGTGTCATGGGTGGCAACTTCCTAGCTGGCGAATGGTCAGACGTGGCGGTTGCCCTTGAGGTCTCCGCATTCTCGCTCAAGTCGCTTGCGGTGGCCGCCAAGCCACTCATGACCAACGGTGGATCAATTGTTGGTCTGACCTTCGATGCCAAGTTCGCGTGGCCCGTTTATGACTGGATGGGTGTGGCGAAGGCCGCTTTCGAATCGACCTCACGTTACCTTGCACGCGACCTTGGTAAGGATAAGATTCGGGTTAACCTTGTATCAGCCGGACCAATCCGCACAACTGCGGCGAAGTCCATTCCTGGGTTTGAACAAATGGAAGGTAGCTGGCCTGAGCGAGCACCACTGGGGTGGGATCAAACCGATCCGGAGCCAGCCGCACGTGCGGTTGCTGCCCTGCTCTCAGACTGGTTCCCAGCTACTACCGGCGAGATCGTCCACGTGGACGGTGGCGTCCACGCGATGGGACAGTAACTTTGAAGTTGCAGCAAAACACTCAACGGCTCATCTTGATGCGCCACGCAAAAGCGGAACCAGCAGGCTCAGCCGCTGATGAAATCCGCCCGCTCGCCCTCAAGGGGCGCAGACAGGCGACCGCTGCTGCAGGAATGCTCAATGAGTTGGAGATTGTGCCGGACACCATCTGGTGTTCGACTGCGCTGCGCACCAAGCAGACCCTTGAACTAGTTAACGGAAAGCTGGACAATCCGGCTCCCGTGGAATTTCGGAGCGAGTTGTACATCGCCCGGGTGCGTGACTTGCTGACCATGATCCAGGAACTTGACGGAGTTTCTACTCTGTTGATTGTGGGTCACGAGCCGGTCATGTCCGCCACGGCCGCGTATTTGGCGAGTGAACAATCTGATCAGGGAGCTTACTACCAGGCCCGTATTGGTGTTCCTACCGCGAGTTTCATGGTGTTGGAGAGCCAACTGCCATGGGCACAGTGGGATGGAAAAGCGGTTGATCTGCAAATGCTGGCTCGGCCAGAAGTTCAGTAAGACTGTGGCTGGCTGACCCGGAAGTTCCTTGCGGGTTTGCAAGGTAGGTATTGAAGCAAAAAATGGCTGGTGGTTCTTGGCACTGTATGAGTGCTAAGAACCACCAGCCATCGCTGTTTTGGTGCCCGGCTGCTCCGAAATCCGCAACCAACGGTTGGCGTATTAGAGGTTAGCCATCAATCTTTGAAAGTGGAACCCCGGGGTCAAGCATCCGTTGCAAGCGCTGTGCGGAGCCCTCCCAGGACCACTGTTCCTTGACCCACTGACGCCCGGCCAGGCCCATTTGTTTGGCATTGGGATCCTGCAGAGTATCAATAATCTTGGTAGCAACCTCATCAATATTGGTGCCATCAACGACGTAACCGGTAACTCCCTCAAGGACAGCATCGGGAGCGCCACCGGAGTCACCAGCGATAACGGGCAGGCGGCTAGCGGATGCTTCAAGGAACACGATGCCTAGGCCTTCTGCTTCAAGCCCCATCAAACGGTTACGGGTTGGCATAGCAAAAATATCTGCGGCCGCATAAAAATTAATGAGCTGATCGTAAGGTACTCCGCCGGTAATTACCACGGAGTCGCTTGTCTTAGCGGCCAGCTTGCGCAACTCCTGCTCGTACGGCCCTCGGCCCACAATTACCAAGATAGCATCTGGGATTTGCTCAAGAATCTGCGGCATGGCTTTGATGAGCACATCTTGGCCTTTGCGTTTGACCAACCGGGAGACACAAACAATGACTTTCTTCCCAGCCAAACCGTACTGGTTCTTGAGATCCGTTATCACCTGCGGGTCAATGTCTTTGCCAAAGTCATTTGCGTGAGCGCCCGGAACTAACCGCGCCAGAAACGCCTGTTTGCCCAAACCGGGGGCTATCTTAGAGCGGGTGTACTCACCCAGAAAGGTCACCACATCGGTGTCGCGGCCAATGCGACGCAGGGCCGCGCGCGCACCGGGAATTCGAGCCCACCAAATCTCATGTCCGTGGGATGTTGCGACAATGCGCTTGATCCCGGCAGCCCGCAGATGCTTAGCCATGAAGGCGAGGGGAGCGGCTGCACCAAACCAAACTCGATCGCACCCGTATTCTTTGGCGACAGCAATAGCTCGCTCAGTGACCCTTTTGGTTGGTAGCAGAACTTTCGTTTGATCACGGATGACTGGGAATGGCAAGGCCGCGTCATACTCTGGGGCACCCTCAGCGGCCGAGGTGTATACAACTACGTCCTGGCTTGGAAAGCACTTCAGCACCTCAATCACAAATGTTTCAATACCTCCCTCTTGCGGGGGGAAGTCATTTGTGATCACAAGGGTCTTACTCATCTACGCTCTCCATACGGTGGCCGTGACGTCATTTAGGTTCGCCATATCCTATCAACGGCCCATCACTTGTCCGTGTTCCCACCAGCGGGGCCACCAGAAGTGTGAATGTCACAGTCACAGGCATGAGCCAAACGGGCAAAATTTTGAGGTGGGATCCCGCGCAAAGATCCCACCTCATACCCCTTGTCAGATTGGTTAGAACCTCAATGCCTAGCGAATCTGACGAGGTATATCTCAATAGTATTGCCGGGTCTTTGAGCGTCCTTAAAATCAAGATGACGTCGGTGCACGGCTGCGACCCATGGACAGTACAATGAGACCCAGTTGTCACAAAGGAAATTTCAAATGCAAAAGAAGTCTGCCCCATTCCAACTGCCACCGGCACTTGTAGCTGGCATGGGCGTTGTTATGGCAAGTTGGGTTAGTTTTGGCCGCCACCTGTTTGATAAGGACGGCCCGTTTACCATTGTGTATGTGATTTTGGCGGGCATTCCAATCGTGGTCATGCACCTCATTATTGCCAAACGCCTAGGCCGGGTGGCACGTTCGACGTTCCGCCAGAGCCGGGCGACCGTGACCAGCCTGGTTACGGCGTGGGTCTTGTTTACTGGGTTGGGGCTGACCATCCCGGACCGCCCAGTCTCCAGCTTGGAGACAATAGTTACCGGGGCAAACGAGCCGTGGTTGGGATTGGCCATTGGAATTGCTAATCCGCTGGGCATCATTGGTCTGGCCCTGACGGTTGCGGCCCTTCTACTTTCAAAGCGTGATCTCATGGGCGCGCAGCCAACCGAAGACGAGATTTTGGACGCCGCGGGGTACTAAAATCTCAAGGAATCGGTGCATGCCACCGGAACAACAAAAAGCTGCGGTGTTGCCTAACAATTGTTGGGGAACACCGCAGCTTTTTAGTTACTTCTTCGTTGTTTTAGGTTCTATTTTTTTGTGCCCCAATTGTCCCAAAGAGCAGCACGCCGAGCACCGCCCCCAATGCGTACCCAACAAGGTCCAACGGGTTGAACGTTGAACCCAACAGCAACGCGAGTGGCGCAAATTTTTGGACGGCGAGACTAGGGAACGCGGTTAATTGCAGCAGTTCAATCGCGGCGCTGATCCCAAAGGCCCACAGCGCTACCGGCATTCGTTGCATGGTGGGGCGCACAAACCTGATCAAGATCACCCACAGCGCCGCATACAAAACCGATCCACCAAGATCGCCCAGCAGCCCTGCCAGCGGGCTTGCGGAGAGCCTGGGTACTCCAAAACGTATGAGCAGCCCCGCTAAGATAACCGCGAGCGCACAGCCCAGCAACACCAGCCGTGTTCGGTTGCGTTCTGGCACACCAAGCTGGCCGGAGGTGGTCATGCCGTGACTTCCAAGTACTTCAAGACCGCGAGTACCCGGCGGTGGTCTTTGGCTGAGGGTTCTAAGCCGAGTTTGGTAAAGATGGCAGAGATGTTCTTCTCTACGGCCCCGGCTGACAGGACCAGGGCGCTGCCGATTCCGGCGTTTGTGCGACCCTGGGCCATGAGCTCTAGCACCTCACGCTCACGTGGGGTGAGACTGGAGACTTCGTTTTGCTTTCCCGATGCCCCAATGAGTTGGCTGACTACCTGCGGGTCCAGCACGGTTTCGCCTTGCCCAATGCGATTGATGGCGTCGGTGAACTGGGTTACCTCGGCCACCCGGTCCTTTAGGAGATACCCCACTCCGGCCGGGTGATTGGAAAAGAGTTGCGTGGCGTAGGCGGTTTCTACGTAGGCAGAGAACACGAGCACGCCGACGGTAGGGAAATCCTTGCGTAGGGTCAGGGCCGCCTTGATGCCTTCGTTGGTGAAGGTGGGTGGCATGCGCACGTCCATGATCACAACATCAACGGGGGTGGAATCAAGCTGTGCAAGGAGCTCGGCTCCGGTTTCGGTAGCGATTACTACGTCGTATCCGCGCCCGGTTAACAGTTCAATCAGTGCTAGGCGCAGGATTGCCGAGTCTTCGGCAAGGGCTAATCTCATACCGGTGTTATCCCAATTCTAAGGTGGCGGGTAGGACTACCGTAATCACGGTGGGACCACCTTGCGGGGAGTTAACGTCAAGGGTTCCTTCAACTGCACTAATTCTTTGCGCAAGTCCCACAAGGCCGGTTCCGGACGCGGACGTTGGGTTGGTATGCAGCACTGCGCCCCCTCCGCCATAATCGGAGACCTGCAATACCAGTTTTTCTTCACTAGGGGTGTTCGCTGCGGTTGCTGGCACGGTGATCGTGTGGGCACGCAGCAGGGCGGTTGGTGACCCGGAGTGTTTGGCCACATTATTCAGGAGCTCGGCCACACAGTAGTACGCAACGGCCTCAACCGACGGTGAGATGGGCGCGGTCAAGTTGGTCTCCAGTTTGGTGGGAACCGCCGCATTGGAGGCTAACGTCTGCAGAGCTGTTTCTAGCCCGGAGTTCAGCACCGCCGGGTGAATGCCCTGAACCAGGGAACGCAGGTCCGTCAGGGCCGCCTTGGATGTCCCATGGGCCTGGTCTATGAGCCCAGCGACCTCGCTGGTGCCGGCGCCGGAAGCGAGACGATCTTTGGCATCGGAAAGCTTCATAGCAATTGCAACCAACTGTGCCTGGGTAACATCATGCAGGTCGCGCTCGATTGTGCGGAGCTCGGCGGCGCTACGGTCCACCGTTGCTGCCTGCTGGACACGTAGCTCCTGGACTTTCAAGCTCTGGGCGCTGGGACCAAGCAGACTGGCCGTGATGAGAGCTTGGAGGCTGCCCAACTTAACGGTGACCGCAGGCCAGACAAACAGCAAGACCACGGCGCTGATCAACGCGGTAACGGCAATGCGTGCCGGGGTATCAATGAAGTAGTCAACCCAAAGGGTTGCGCCGCGGTGCCAGCTCCCGTCGCGTGCCTGTTGCAGTGGCAAGAACTCATACCAAAGCCGGTAGGTCAGGCCACCCAGACCGATCGCAAAGAAGGTAAGAGAGATTGTGAACGCAAAAATGGCGTTAACAAAGTGCAGCAGAGCAAACAGCATGAAACGCCAGCCCTGTGGGTCCAGTACGCCCGACTTGGTGAACTCGCCAATTCCCTTGGTCGCCTGCCGGGGTAGCGGGGCCGCAATATTGGACCCGAGCAGAAAGTTTGAAAGGTTGCGAAATACCTCACCAAATTGCCGGGCGCCTATGTTCAACCCCGCAAAGACCGTTAATCCAATAATCGTGACGGCTAGTCCAGCGCCAAGAGATATTGCAAACACCGCGTAGGTGAAGCTCACGACCGTCAGGAATAGCGCGATCATGTGGTAGCTGAAGGACCGCCAAGTAATTGCGTTAAAGAACCCGGTCAGCCAGAAGTGACGCGGAAGTGGCGGCAAGGTGGTCGTTGAAGTCAGCGGTGTTGTGCTCATACCCCAAGTTTTCTATAGTCGACCCGCCAATCCTACCGGGATAGCCGCCAACTTGGGCGGGGGATAACCCCACCATGTGCACGTATCTACCGGATCTGGGCCGTGGCGGTCTGGAGTCAGTACTGGGTACACAAGCGGGTGAGCCAATCGGGTAAGGGGCTGTGGCGCAACGCGCATATGGGCCGGTGAAGCACCATGGGCGCAAAACGATTATCCTAGTCAGGTGACCGAGCAACGAATTGTCCCAGACCCTGTCCAGCCGCGCCGTCTCATTGTGATGGATGTGGATTCCACACTCATTGGCCAAGAAGTCATTGAGCTCATTGCCGTCCACGCGGGTACTCAGGAGCTGGTTGCAAACATTACTGAGCGCGCGATGGCCGGGGAACTCGACTTTTCCCAGTCTTTGGCGGAGCGCGTGGCGACCCTCAAGGGGATCACGGTTGCGTCCCTTGGCCAGGTGCGAGGCGAGATCACCTTTAGCCCGGGAGCTCCCGAGTTTGTTGCCGAATGCCAACGCCGCGGCTGGGAGGTCGCTCTTGTTTCCGGTGGCTTCACCGAGATCGTGTCCCAACTCGCTAGTGAGCTTGGCATTACCCTGTTCCAGGCCAACCACCTCGAGGTCGCAGACGGGCGCCTGACCGGCCGCACCACCGGGCAGGTCGTTGACCGGGCCTACAAGGAAACCGCGCTGCGCGCCTACGCCGCGGAACTTGGTATCCCCATGGAACACACCGTGGCAATTGGTGACGGTGCCAACGACCTTGACATGATTGCCGCGGCAGGGATTGGCATTGCGTTTAACGCCAAGCCAATCGTCCAGGAACAAGCTCCCCACGCCATCTTTGACCGGCTAGACAACGCGCTCGCGGTCATTGACGCCCAGAACTAGCCCGGCGTCCCAGTAACATGACTCAGCACGAGGAAACGTCAGTGCGAGCGGCCCAGATCCGCTTCGCGCTGGCGTTTCCCGTGCTTCTTTGGCTCTCGCTGAGCGCCCACCTAGTAGCCGGCGGAACCGTTCCGGGGATTGCCGGGTTGCTCGCCGGAGCTACCTTTGCGGCACTGTGCACCGCGTTGGCAGTACGCAGCAGACTCACCGTCTTAGGACTCAGCTCAGCGGCCCTGGTGTCACAGTTAGCCGTCCACTGGTCATTCGAGCTAGTGACCACACTGGGCCCCGCGGGCCACGCGCACCATCGTGGCGGCACCCTTAACACGGCGGCTGCAAGCGCGGCGGAGCTTTCCGTAGTCAGCGGTCATGCCTCGCATGGCATGTTCACCAGCCCCATGTTCCTAACCCACGGGGCGGCAGCCGTCATCGTTGCGATTATCCTCGTGCGCATTGATGGCTTCCTGGCGTACGTGCGCAGCGCCGTGGAACAACTTGTCACCATTCTGCGCTCGCAGACCCTCATAGCCCACCGCCCGGCAAGTGTTGTCTTCTTGGTGGACAAACTTGCCGGGCTGCCCACGCTGTTGGGAC
It encodes the following:
- a CDS encoding ABC-F family ATP-binding cassette domain-containing protein, translating into MISVNNVELRIGARTLLSSASFRINSGDRVGLVGRNGAGKTTLTKALAGETQPTSGSITQSGIIGYLPQDPRAGDPDMTALDHILSIRNLNKIMAQMRKAEADMASSDEKVMVKAMNRYPKLEEKFTNAGGYAAEAEAERIASNLGLDTEGLLHKLGELSGGQRRRVELARILFSGGETLLLDEPTNHLDADSIIWLREYLRTYEGGLIVISHDNDFMRAIVNKVYHLDANRSEIDQYNMGWDAYLKQRETDERRRRRDRAVAEKSASVLLAQAERMRAKASKAVAAQNMIKRAERMLDGLESVRAQDKVAKLRFPTPSPCGRTPLMAEGLSKSYGSQEVFTGVDLAIDRGSRVVILGFNGAGKTTLLRLLAGVEAADSGKVLPGHGMKMGYYAQEHDTLDLELTVLENLRHAAPDMPDTQVRSVLGSFLFSGDDAQKKAKVLSGGEKTRLALATLVVSSANVLLLDEPTNNLDPASRAEILDALSTYEGAVILVTHDEGAVEALNPDRVLLLPDGDEDLWNESYRDLVSLA
- a CDS encoding SURF1 family protein — translated: MVLIIACIALGQWQWNRHENRDAVITSINNNYNSAPVPLAEVLPTTDTALKPEQVWTPVTVTGHYLQDGTALLRNRPIKSTPSVHVLVPFETTDGKVMLVNRGWVPYRNNANRPDLPAPPSGEVTLTVHLRQDEPKTERDAPVGQVQAINIDQSLAAGAEYGNLDPLWAQGRTYQAYGSLASEDPAPTAGISALPKPDIDPRSHLSYAFQWWVFAVGALGGFFVLYFRERTLKRAAREGLNVNPFLALNELAESGQGTDLAPEVTASARPTKQGRKARARLEEDYEDSLFE
- a CDS encoding DUF3099 domain-containing protein codes for the protein MQRKPEPVSITSAQESLSVDQSRRTKVYIIQMTIRVVCFVAALFVSGPARWVLFSLAVVLPYIAVVKANLGRASNSNMDNPMEYLQLEAEHRAQQEAETAHLADATQTTFTQDHDPATDPATGQDQRFTQHDDPTPDTQEPHNG
- a CDS encoding beta-ketoacyl-ACP reductase; the encoded protein is MAQEEVAQTQTPTPRVVLVTGANRGIGRAIAEQFVAAGDKVATIYRSGELPAGVFGVKGDMTSTELVDAAFTEIEKELGAVEVLVANAGITKDQLLMRMTDDEFESVIDVNLTGTFRCVRRASKGMIRARGGRIIMISSVIGTYGGQGQVNYAASKAGLIGMARSITRELGSRGITANVVAPGFIETEMTAQLPEERQKQYKATIPAGRFATPLEVASAVTFLASPGAAYISGAIIPVDGGLGMGH
- the fabI gene encoding enoyl-ACP reductase FabI — its product is MGLLEGKNILVTGLLTDQSIAFHVAKLAQQEGAQVILTSFGRQFRLTQAMAKRLPKPAPVVQLDITDQEDLDALASRVLEHVDSIDGVVHSIGFAPQSVMGGNFLAGEWSDVAVALEVSAFSLKSLAVAAKPLMTNGGSIVGLTFDAKFAWPVYDWMGVAKAAFESTSRYLARDLGKDKIRVNLVSAGPIRTTAAKSIPGFEQMEGSWPERAPLGWDQTDPEPAARAVAALLSDWFPATTGEIVHVDGGVHAMGQ
- a CDS encoding histidine phosphatase family protein encodes the protein MQQNTQRLILMRHAKAEPAGSAADEIRPLALKGRRQATAAAGMLNELEIVPDTIWCSTALRTKQTLELVNGKLDNPAPVEFRSELYIARVRDLLTMIQELDGVSTLLIVGHEPVMSATAAYLASEQSDQGAYYQARIGVPTASFMVLESQLPWAQWDGKAVDLQMLARPEVQ
- a CDS encoding glycosyltransferase family 4 protein, with the translated sequence MSKTLVITNDFPPQEGGIETFVIEVLKCFPSQDVVVYTSAAEGAPEYDAALPFPVIRDQTKVLLPTKRVTERAIAVAKEYGCDRVWFGAAAPLAFMAKHLRAAGIKRIVATSHGHEIWWARIPGARAALRRIGRDTDVVTFLGEYTRSKIAPGLGKQAFLARLVPGAHANDFGKDIDPQVITDLKNQYGLAGKKVIVCVSRLVKRKGQDVLIKAMPQILEQIPDAILVIVGRGPYEQELRKLAAKTSDSVVITGGVPYDQLINFYAAADIFAMPTRNRLMGLEAEGLGIVFLEASASRLPVIAGDSGGAPDAVLEGVTGYVVDGTNIDEVATKIIDTLQDPNAKQMGLAGRQWVKEQWSWEGSAQRLQRMLDPGVPLSKIDG
- a CDS encoding DUF2809 domain-containing protein, with translation MTTSGQLGVPERNRTRLVLLGCALAVILAGLLIRFGVPRLSASPLAGLLGDLGGSVLYAALWVILIRFVRPTMQRMPVALWAFGISAAIELLQLTAFPSLAVQKFAPLALLLGSTFNPLDLVGYALGAVLGVLLFGTIGAQKNRT
- a CDS encoding response regulator transcription factor, which produces MRLALAEDSAILRLALIELLTGRGYDVVIATETGAELLAQLDSTPVDVVIMDVRMPPTFTNEGIKAALTLRKDFPTVGVLVFSAYVETAYATQLFSNHPAGVGYLLKDRVAEVTQFTDAINRIGQGETVLDPQVVSQLIGASGKQNEVSSLTPREREVLELMAQGRTNAGIGSALVLSAGAVEKNISAIFTKLGLEPSAKDHRRVLAVLKYLEVTA
- a CDS encoding sensor domain-containing protein, producing the protein MSTTPLTSTTTLPPLPRHFWLTGFFNAITWRSFSYHMIALFLTVVSFTYAVFAISLGAGLAVTIIGLTVFAGLNIGARQFGEVFRNLSNFLLGSNIAAPLPRQATKGIGEFTKSGVLDPQGWRFMLFALLHFVNAIFAFTISLTFFAIGLGGLTYRLWYEFLPLQQARDGSWHRGATLWVDYFIDTPARIAVTALISAVVLLFVWPAVTVKLGSLQALITASLLGPSAQSLKVQELRVQQAATVDRSAAELRTIERDLHDVTQAQLVAIAMKLSDAKDRLASGAGTSEVAGLIDQAHGTSKAALTDLRSLVQGIHPAVLNSGLETALQTLASNAAVPTKLETNLTAPISPSVEAVAYYCVAELLNNVAKHSGSPTALLRAHTITVPATAANTPSEEKLVLQVSDYGGGGAVLHTNPTSASGTGLVGLAQRISAVEGTLDVNSPQGGPTVITVVLPATLELG
- the serB gene encoding phosphoserine phosphatase SerB codes for the protein MTEQRIVPDPVQPRRLIVMDVDSTLIGQEVIELIAVHAGTQELVANITERAMAGELDFSQSLAERVATLKGITVASLGQVRGEITFSPGAPEFVAECQRRGWEVALVSGGFTEIVSQLASELGITLFQANHLEVADGRLTGRTTGQVVDRAYKETALRAYAAELGIPMEHTVAIGDGANDLDMIAAAGIGIAFNAKPIVQEQAPHAIFDRLDNALAVIDAQN